A genome region from Microbacterium sp. CGR2 includes the following:
- a CDS encoding CHAT domain-containing protein, with the protein MPLAAIELHRRGVEAANARRFTQARRALDAASARTDDADLRARIDGTAAYVLAQTGQPAAAERLCRTALRRAGLLRETVALLSGQLGTLLMHGGRLEEAETMLTRAVDALAAASEDTTELANCLMNRSVVRMQRHELDACIEDLRRAVAVYEAAGDEGPLAEATHNLGYAALLGGDLVTALSLMTRSRPTLAASSDLAAAISDLDRAEVLRDAGLTTEAEALLGQVATQFGAQRMRQARAEAEFHLARSLLRHDSAAAERTARAAARRFAALGNDGWAARADAVRLEAQQQARPRSRVDADAFAHVAKVLERRGFRTEAMALRLSARRDGTGRMPRIDESAPTPLRLRAHEVRAARAAASGRHREALRATAEGLDLLAAWQRSFGALDLQASVAMHGSQLMFAGLAAAARLRDPAILFEWSERARHLSQQVAPVRPPHDESLADDLAELRMLRAELAGQDWTTDARVRTLRDRVRERQWATTGSGGTRDRFGLRDTMVQLDPDTAVLSYVFTGSALHCVVVTASGATIVDLSWPRVEAGLDGLRADLDMAALTRGGQMGLVTEKALDARLRLLDADLLAPARLAAPAAGRVVITVPGALGGVPWSMLPGMAGTPFTLAASVSRWLSGRRRSGSSTRVVGLAAGPRVARASEEVRRAAEAWGGRAAAPQILEGQDATVAAVTALATDTDVLHIAAHGRHAVDNPLFSGFELVDGTLFGYDVDLIPRVPEVVILSACELGRSSVRWGEEALGMTRVWLHAGAECVIAAPVAVPDDIACELLSAVHADLARGVEPAVALSAASARTGLRAPFQTHGNGF; encoded by the coding sequence ATGCCCCTGGCCGCGATCGAGTTGCACCGGCGCGGCGTCGAAGCGGCGAATGCACGACGGTTCACGCAGGCGAGACGCGCGTTGGATGCGGCATCCGCTCGTACCGACGACGCCGACCTGCGCGCCCGCATCGACGGCACCGCCGCCTACGTGCTCGCGCAGACCGGTCAACCCGCCGCGGCCGAACGTCTCTGCCGGACGGCGCTCCGCCGTGCGGGCCTGCTGCGCGAGACGGTGGCACTCCTCAGCGGCCAGCTCGGCACCCTCCTCATGCACGGAGGGCGGCTGGAAGAAGCCGAGACGATGCTCACCCGGGCCGTCGACGCGCTCGCGGCGGCCAGCGAGGACACGACCGAGCTGGCGAACTGCCTGATGAACAGGTCGGTCGTGCGGATGCAGCGGCACGAGCTCGACGCCTGCATCGAGGATCTCCGGCGCGCGGTCGCCGTCTACGAGGCGGCGGGTGACGAGGGGCCGCTCGCCGAGGCCACGCACAATCTCGGCTACGCGGCATTGCTGGGTGGCGACCTCGTGACCGCACTCTCGCTCATGACCCGTTCTCGACCGACGCTCGCCGCGAGCAGCGATCTGGCCGCCGCGATCAGCGACCTCGACCGGGCCGAGGTGCTCCGCGATGCGGGCCTCACCACCGAAGCCGAGGCGCTGCTCGGCCAGGTCGCCACACAGTTCGGGGCGCAGCGCATGCGGCAGGCGCGAGCCGAAGCGGAGTTCCATCTCGCCCGTTCCCTGCTGCGCCATGACTCCGCGGCCGCGGAGCGCACCGCGCGCGCTGCTGCCCGACGGTTCGCGGCTCTCGGCAACGACGGCTGGGCGGCGCGAGCCGATGCTGTCCGTCTGGAGGCGCAGCAGCAGGCTCGCCCCCGGAGCCGCGTTGACGCCGACGCGTTCGCGCATGTCGCGAAGGTCCTCGAACGCCGTGGCTTCCGCACCGAGGCCATGGCTCTGCGGCTCAGTGCCCGGCGCGACGGCACGGGCCGCATGCCGCGGATCGACGAGTCCGCGCCGACGCCGTTGCGTTTGCGGGCCCACGAAGTGCGGGCCGCGCGGGCCGCCGCTTCGGGACGGCACCGCGAGGCGCTGCGTGCCACGGCCGAGGGGCTCGACCTCCTGGCCGCCTGGCAGCGATCCTTCGGCGCACTCGACCTGCAGGCGTCCGTCGCGATGCACGGCAGTCAGCTGATGTTCGCCGGGTTGGCAGCCGCTGCGCGGCTGCGCGACCCCGCGATCCTGTTCGAATGGTCTGAGCGCGCCCGACACCTCAGCCAGCAGGTGGCGCCCGTGCGTCCGCCGCATGACGAATCTCTGGCCGACGACCTGGCCGAACTGCGGATGCTGCGCGCCGAGCTCGCCGGCCAGGATTGGACGACCGACGCCCGAGTGCGCACCCTCCGTGATCGCGTTCGTGAACGTCAGTGGGCGACGACCGGTTCGGGCGGTACGCGTGACCGCTTCGGCCTGCGCGACACCATGGTGCAGCTCGATCCCGACACAGCGGTGCTGTCGTACGTGTTCACCGGGTCGGCGCTGCACTGCGTGGTGGTGACGGCTTCCGGAGCGACGATCGTCGACCTGTCGTGGCCGCGGGTCGAAGCAGGGCTCGACGGACTGCGCGCCGATCTCGACATGGCCGCCCTCACCCGCGGCGGGCAGATGGGGCTGGTGACCGAGAAGGCACTCGATGCGCGGTTGCGGCTCCTCGACGCCGACCTGCTCGCGCCGGCTCGTCTCGCTGCCCCCGCTGCCGGACGCGTGGTGATCACGGTGCCGGGTGCGTTGGGTGGTGTGCCGTGGTCGATGCTGCCCGGCATGGCCGGCACGCCCTTCACCCTCGCCGCCTCCGTCTCGCGGTGGCTTTCCGGACGACGCCGAAGCGGGTCGAGCACCCGCGTCGTCGGTTTGGCCGCAGGGCCCCGGGTGGCCCGGGCGTCTGAGGAGGTGCGGCGCGCGGCGGAAGCCTGGGGCGGGAGAGCGGCTGCGCCGCAGATCCTCGAAGGGCAGGACGCCACGGTCGCGGCGGTGACGGCCCTCGCGACAGACACCGACGTGCTGCATATCGCCGCCCACGGGAGGCACGCGGTGGACAACCCGCTGTTCTCGGGCTTCGAGCTCGTCGACGGCACGCTTTTCGGCTACGACGTCGACCTCATTCCGCGGGTTCCCGAGGTCGTCATCCTGTCCGCCTGCGAGTTGGGCCGTTCGTCGGTGCGCTGGGGTGAGGAAGCACTCGGCATGACAAGAGTGTGGCTGCATGCCGGCGCGGAGTGCGTCATCGCCGCCCCCGTCGCGGTGCCCGACGACATCGCGTGCGAACTGCTCAGCGCCGTGCATGCCGATCTCGCCCGAGGAGTCGAGCCGGCGGTCGCTCTGAGCGCGGCATCCGCTCGCACCGGACTCCGTGCGCCGTTCCAGACTCACGGGAACGGATTCTGA
- a CDS encoding S8/S53 family peptidase, which produces MDQPQGWTWQDRAEGSIRRGTALDPSLEPVDGIRAFPTAYLPQRLLITQTPEDNEAYDQEVRTLRDAADSFGWRLEIESGDRAAREIAPGVPGFLRAHLTTPDQPERGESPIAPDAWRVLQRARRMSRSTMPRTSLEHVLSIDPVGLNPFSRTNPFSRTNPFSRTNPVGGGTRGAGAGGSEDYLEPGRGARQPVSWLGPAPQRGPAPKRGRRPVVAVLDTGCGEHAWLPADVVTRHIELDGVPVGLTDDADPERYPDLYGQLDGEIDAVAGHGTFIAGIVRQAAPDADILSVRVAGALGVIDESTLLRTVGQVVELLRRHRENPKTGFPIDVLSLSLGYYHETPTDGLFSLTLFALLAKARELGCVVVCSAGNDAIDRPSFPASLWPWPGADNGIRPDTAAPHISVGALNPSARSVALFSNVGPWVQTYAPGAAVVSTSPAFVGGDQAATRADLDGLRRETLDPDDYRGGFAVWSGTSFAAPYVAGRIAAQLGPVPTEGVKADAAAKAVAAVLTTLPTPVDRS; this is translated from the coding sequence ATGGATCAGCCGCAGGGATGGACCTGGCAGGACCGGGCCGAAGGATCGATCCGCCGCGGCACCGCACTCGACCCGAGCCTCGAGCCGGTCGACGGCATCCGGGCTTTCCCCACGGCATACCTGCCGCAACGGCTGCTGATCACACAGACACCGGAGGACAACGAGGCCTACGACCAGGAGGTGCGGACGCTACGCGACGCCGCCGACTCGTTCGGGTGGCGGCTCGAGATCGAGTCCGGCGACCGTGCTGCCCGCGAGATCGCCCCGGGCGTCCCCGGATTCCTTCGCGCACATCTGACGACGCCGGACCAACCGGAACGGGGAGAGTCGCCGATCGCCCCGGACGCCTGGCGCGTGCTCCAGCGAGCACGTCGGATGTCGCGCTCGACGATGCCGCGCACAAGTCTCGAGCATGTGCTGTCCATCGATCCGGTGGGGCTCAACCCGTTCAGTCGCACGAATCCCTTCAGCCGGACGAACCCTTTCAGCCGCACCAATCCCGTCGGCGGAGGAACCCGCGGGGCGGGCGCCGGCGGCAGCGAAGACTATCTCGAACCCGGACGCGGAGCGCGGCAGCCGGTCAGCTGGCTGGGACCGGCACCTCAGCGCGGACCGGCGCCGAAGCGCGGACGACGGCCGGTCGTCGCCGTCCTCGACACCGGCTGCGGGGAACACGCCTGGTTGCCGGCCGACGTCGTCACCCGCCACATCGAGCTCGACGGCGTTCCGGTCGGCCTCACCGACGACGCCGACCCGGAACGCTATCCCGATCTGTACGGTCAGCTCGACGGCGAGATCGATGCGGTCGCCGGGCACGGCACCTTCATCGCGGGCATCGTCCGCCAGGCGGCCCCGGATGCCGACATCCTCTCGGTGCGTGTCGCCGGCGCGCTCGGTGTGATCGACGAGAGCACTCTGCTGCGCACGGTGGGCCAGGTCGTGGAGTTGCTGCGTCGTCATCGCGAGAACCCCAAGACCGGGTTCCCGATCGACGTGCTGAGTCTCTCGCTCGGCTACTACCACGAGACGCCGACCGACGGCCTGTTCAGCCTGACCCTGTTCGCCCTGCTCGCCAAAGCCCGGGAGCTCGGTTGTGTCGTCGTCTGCTCGGCAGGCAACGACGCCATCGACCGGCCCTCGTTCCCGGCGTCGCTGTGGCCATGGCCGGGAGCCGACAACGGCATCCGGCCCGACACCGCCGCGCCGCACATCTCGGTGGGTGCGCTGAATCCGTCGGCACGGTCGGTCGCGCTGTTCTCGAACGTCGGACCGTGGGTGCAGACCTATGCTCCGGGTGCGGCCGTGGTGAGCACATCACCCGCATTCGTCGGTGGCGATCAGGCGGCGACGCGGGCCGACCTCGACGGCCTTCGCCGCGAGACCCTCGACCCGGACGACTACCGCGGGGGCTTCGCGGTGTGGAGCGGCACGTCGTTCGCCGCCCCGTATGTCGCCGGGCGGATCGCCGCGCAACTCGGGCCGGTGCCGACGGAGGGCGTGAAGGCGGATGCCGCGGCCAAGGCCGTCGCGGCCGTGCTCACGACACTGCCCACGCCGGTCGACCGCAGCTGA
- a CDS encoding RNA polymerase sigma factor: MIDGAPGAALDPASDDGPARWKRAAQSFDAWREGDSRAMDELVRLMTPVLWHVVRAYGLERTLAEDVVQTTWLRLVRGHVSITDPRAVAAWLTTTARREAWKVGKASNRIDTADAEDLDVLLPEQASAEEHAAIGDENRRLWAAVQRLAERCQRLLRVIAFDDRPDYARLAADLAMPIGSIGPTRNRCLAKLRALLDAPLTPREEGLP, encoded by the coding sequence ATGATCGACGGCGCACCCGGCGCTGCTCTCGATCCTGCTTCAGACGACGGACCGGCCCGCTGGAAACGCGCCGCCCAGTCGTTCGACGCATGGCGCGAGGGCGACAGCCGCGCGATGGACGAGCTCGTACGCCTCATGACGCCCGTGCTCTGGCACGTCGTGCGCGCCTACGGCCTCGAGCGCACCCTCGCCGAAGACGTCGTCCAGACGACCTGGTTGCGGTTGGTACGTGGGCACGTCTCCATCACCGACCCGCGGGCGGTGGCCGCCTGGCTCACGACCACTGCGCGACGTGAGGCGTGGAAAGTCGGCAAGGCCAGCAACCGGATCGACACGGCGGATGCCGAAGACCTCGACGTGCTTCTTCCGGAACAGGCCTCCGCCGAAGAGCACGCCGCGATCGGCGATGAGAACCGCCGTCTCTGGGCGGCCGTCCAACGCCTGGCCGAGCGCTGCCAGCGACTGCTGCGGGTGATCGCCTTCGACGACCGTCCCGATTACGCACGACTCGCCGCTGATCTGGCCATGCCGATCGGGAGCATCGGGCCCACACGCAACCGCTGCCTCGCCAAGCTGCGCGCACTTCTGGATGCGCCGCTCACGCCGCGAGAGGAGGGCTTGCCGTGA